One part of the Glycine max cultivar Williams 82 chromosome 14, Glycine_max_v4.0, whole genome shotgun sequence genome encodes these proteins:
- the WNK13 gene encoding with no lysine kinase 13: MKTVYKAIDEVLGIEVAWNQVRLNEVLRTPDDLQRLYSEVHLLSTLKHQSILRFYTSWIDIDSRAFNFITEFFTSGSLREDLKCDNIFVNGHLGQVKIGDLGLAAILHGSQLAHSVIGTPEFMAPELYEEEYNELADVYSFGMCVLEMLTSEYPYSECSNPAQIYKKVTSVNSDSGGKLPMAFFRIEDMEAQRFIGKCLVPAEKRPSAKELLLDPFLVSDDPSSTMKFAIQKPFLNVNEMEKLQLSDDLPRTGMKVIGKLNPENDTIFLKVQISDKDGSVRNVFFPFDILSDTPIDVATEMVKELEIEDGEPYEIANMIDREISALLPHRRQSSCSDAFHTFNYLDDDCDDDGPHHHFRSFSSSSSFQESMSDLVSKGEEISSGYYWLHDDLHDDTSSRCSSQGTYSNLNYYSVDDHQEYNVPSLRKDKLPITTSHNKGKKISTGEDLSNFNQGKLMVGSQVPLTSKSKMMINNHHRLTRNRSLIDIRSQLLHRSLVEEVNKRRLFKTVGAVENIGFQAPCDVTTKWSQHACVAPNENSPRSGRNGKIKR; encoded by the exons ATGAAGACAGTGTACAAAGCCATTGATGAGGTGCTTGGAATTGAGGTAGCATGGAACCAGGTCAGACTCAATGAGGTGCTTCGCACGCCGGACGATTTGCAGCGGCTTTACTCAGAGGTTCATCTCCTCAGTACCCTCAAGCATCAATCCATCTTAAGATTCTACACTTCTTGGATTGATATTGATAGCAGGGCCTTCAACTTTATCACAGAATTTTTCACATCTGGGTCACTGAGAGA GGACCTCAAATGTGATAACATATTTGTCAATGGTCATCTTGGACAAGTAAAAATTGGTGACCTGGGACTGGCTGCAATTCTTCACGGTTCCCAATTAGCACATAGTGTTATAG GCACCCCTGAGTTCATGGCACCAGAATTGTATGAGGAAGAATACAATGAACTTGCTGATGTATACTCATTTGGCATGTGTGTTTTGGAAATGCTCACATCTGAATATCCGTATAGTGAATGTTCTAATCCAGCACAAATCTACAAGAAAGTGACATCGGTAAATTCAGATTCTGGT GGAAAACTACCAATGGCCTTTTTCCGGATTGAAGACATGGAAGCACAAAGGTTTATTGGAAAATGCTTAGTACCTGCAGAAAAGAGACCGTCGGCAAAAGAATTGTTGCTTGACCCTTTTCTTGTGTCTGATGATCCATCATCAACAATGAAATTTGCAATTCAGAAACCATTTTTGAACGTCAATGAGATGGAGAAACTGCAATTAAGTGATGATCTTCCTAGGACTGGAATGAAAGTGATTGGGAAGCTGAATCCTGAAAATGACACTATCTTTCTCAAAGTGCAAATTTCTGATAAGGATG GTTCTGTTAGGAATGTATTTTTTCCCTTTGACATATTATCTGACACCCCTATTGATGTTGCAACTGAGATGGTGAAAGAATTGGAGATTGAGGATGGGGAGCCTTATGAGATTGCAAACATGATTGATAGAGAGATATCTGCTCTGCTACCTCACAGAAGGCAAAGTAGCTGTTCAGATGCCTTCCACACATTCAATTATCTAGATGATGATTGTGATGATGATGGACCTCATCATCATTTTCGCTCGTTCTCTTCTAGTTCATCATTCCAAGAATCAATGTCAGATTTAGTCAGTAAAGGTGAGGAAATATCAAGTGGATATTATTGGCTCCATG ATGATTTGCATGATGATACCAGTTCACGATGCTCTTCACAAGGGACATATTCCAACTTGAATTACTATTCTGTGGATGATCATCAAGAGTACAACGTGCCATCTTTGAGAAAAGATAAACTTCCAATCACAACCAGTCACAACAAGGGCAAAAAGATTTCCACCGGTGAAGACTTAAGCAATTTCAACCAGGGCAAACTCATGGTAGGATCACAGGTTCCTCTCACTAGTAAAAGTAAGATGATGATAAACAATCATCATAGATTAACAAGGAACAGGTCATTGATTGATATAAGGAGCCAACTATTGCACCGTTCACTGGTTGAAGAGGTGAACAAAAGAAGGTTATTCAAGACAGTTGGTGCTGTGGAGAATATTGGATTTCAGGCACCTTGTGATGTTACCACAAAATGGTCACAGCATGCATGTGTTGCTCCAAATGAGAACTCTCCAAGGAGTGGAAGGAACGGAAAAATTAAGagatga
- the WNK13 gene encoding with no lysine kinase 13 isoform X2 translates to MGENCYVEIDPTGRYGRFGDILGKGAMKTVYKAIDEVLGIEVAWNQVRLNEVLRTPDDLQRLYSEVHLLSTLKHQSILRFYTSWIDIDSRAFNFITEFFTSGSLREYRKNYKRVSIQAIKNWARQILQGLVYLHCHDPPVIHRDLKCDNIFVNGHLGQVKIGDLGLAAILHGSQLAHSVIGTPEFMAPELYEEEYNELADVYSFGMCVLEMLTSEYPYSECSNPAQIYKKVTSGKLPMAFFRIEDMEAQRFIGKCLVPAEKRPSAKELLLDPFLVSDDPSSTMKFAIQKPFLNVNEMEKLQLSDDLPRTGMKVIGKLNPENDTIFLKVQISDKDGSVRNVFFPFDILSDTPIDVATEMVKELEIEDGEPYEIANMIDREISALLPHRRQSSCSDAFHTFNYLDDDCDDDGPHHHFRSFSSSSSFQESMSDLVSKDDLHDDTSSRCSSQGTYSNLNYYSVDDHQEYNVPSLRKDKLPITTSHNKGKKISTGEDLSNFNQGKLMVGSQVPLTSKSKMMINNHHRLTRNRSLIDIRSQLLHRSLVEEVNKRRLFKTVGAVENIGFQAPCDVTTKWSQHACVAPNENSPRSGRNGKIKR, encoded by the exons ATGGGAGAAAATTGTTATGTGGAAATCGACCCAACTGGTCGATATGGCAGG TTTGGAGATATTCTTGGAAAAGGGGCAATGAAGACAGTGTACAAAGCCATTGATGAGGTGCTTGGAATTGAGGTAGCATGGAACCAGGTCAGACTCAATGAGGTGCTTCGCACGCCGGACGATTTGCAGCGGCTTTACTCAGAGGTTCATCTCCTCAGTACCCTCAAGCATCAATCCATCTTAAGATTCTACACTTCTTGGATTGATATTGATAGCAGGGCCTTCAACTTTATCACAGAATTTTTCACATCTGGGTCACTGAGAGA ATATAGGAAGAACTATAAACGTGTCAGCATACAAGCTATAAAGAATTGGGCTCGCCAAATCTTACAAGGTCTTGTTTATCTACATTGTCATGATCCACCTGTGATCCATAGGGACCTCAAATGTGATAACATATTTGTCAATGGTCATCTTGGACAAGTAAAAATTGGTGACCTGGGACTGGCTGCAATTCTTCACGGTTCCCAATTAGCACATAGTGTTATAG GCACCCCTGAGTTCATGGCACCAGAATTGTATGAGGAAGAATACAATGAACTTGCTGATGTATACTCATTTGGCATGTGTGTTTTGGAAATGCTCACATCTGAATATCCGTATAGTGAATGTTCTAATCCAGCACAAATCTACAAGAAAGTGACATCG GGAAAACTACCAATGGCCTTTTTCCGGATTGAAGACATGGAAGCACAAAGGTTTATTGGAAAATGCTTAGTACCTGCAGAAAAGAGACCGTCGGCAAAAGAATTGTTGCTTGACCCTTTTCTTGTGTCTGATGATCCATCATCAACAATGAAATTTGCAATTCAGAAACCATTTTTGAACGTCAATGAGATGGAGAAACTGCAATTAAGTGATGATCTTCCTAGGACTGGAATGAAAGTGATTGGGAAGCTGAATCCTGAAAATGACACTATCTTTCTCAAAGTGCAAATTTCTGATAAGGATG GTTCTGTTAGGAATGTATTTTTTCCCTTTGACATATTATCTGACACCCCTATTGATGTTGCAACTGAGATGGTGAAAGAATTGGAGATTGAGGATGGGGAGCCTTATGAGATTGCAAACATGATTGATAGAGAGATATCTGCTCTGCTACCTCACAGAAGGCAAAGTAGCTGTTCAGATGCCTTCCACACATTCAATTATCTAGATGATGATTGTGATGATGATGGACCTCATCATCATTTTCGCTCGTTCTCTTCTAGTTCATCATTCCAAGAATCAATGTCAGATTTAGTCAGTAAAG ATGATTTGCATGATGATACCAGTTCACGATGCTCTTCACAAGGGACATATTCCAACTTGAATTACTATTCTGTGGATGATCATCAAGAGTACAACGTGCCATCTTTGAGAAAAGATAAACTTCCAATCACAACCAGTCACAACAAGGGCAAAAAGATTTCCACCGGTGAAGACTTAAGCAATTTCAACCAGGGCAAACTCATGGTAGGATCACAGGTTCCTCTCACTAGTAAAAGTAAGATGATGATAAACAATCATCATAGATTAACAAGGAACAGGTCATTGATTGATATAAGGAGCCAACTATTGCACCGTTCACTGGTTGAAGAGGTGAACAAAAGAAGGTTATTCAAGACAGTTGGTGCTGTGGAGAATATTGGATTTCAGGCACCTTGTGATGTTACCACAAAATGGTCACAGCATGCATGTGTTGCTCCAAATGAGAACTCTCCAAGGAGTGGAAGGAACGGAAAAATTAAGagatga
- the WNK13 gene encoding with no lysine kinase 13 isoform X1 produces the protein MGENCYVEIDPTGRYGRFGDILGKGAMKTVYKAIDEVLGIEVAWNQVRLNEVLRTPDDLQRLYSEVHLLSTLKHQSILRFYTSWIDIDSRAFNFITEFFTSGSLREYRKNYKRVSIQAIKNWARQILQGLVYLHCHDPPVIHRDLKCDNIFVNGHLGQVKIGDLGLAAILHGSQLAHSVIGTPEFMAPELYEEEYNELADVYSFGMCVLEMLTSEYPYSECSNPAQIYKKVTSGKLPMAFFRIEDMEAQRFIGKCLVPAEKRPSAKELLLDPFLVSDDPSSTMKFAIQKPFLNVNEMEKLQLSDDLPRTGMKVIGKLNPENDTIFLKVQISDKDGSVRNVFFPFDILSDTPIDVATEMVKELEIEDGEPYEIANMIDREISALLPHRRQSSCSDAFHTFNYLDDDCDDDGPHHHFRSFSSSSSFQESMSDLVSKGEEISSGYYWLHDDLHDDTSSRCSSQGTYSNLNYYSVDDHQEYNVPSLRKDKLPITTSHNKGKKISTGEDLSNFNQGKLMVGSQVPLTSKSKMMINNHHRLTRNRSLIDIRSQLLHRSLVEEVNKRRLFKTVGAVENIGFQAPCDVTTKWSQHACVAPNENSPRSGRNGKIKR, from the exons ATGGGAGAAAATTGTTATGTGGAAATCGACCCAACTGGTCGATATGGCAGG TTTGGAGATATTCTTGGAAAAGGGGCAATGAAGACAGTGTACAAAGCCATTGATGAGGTGCTTGGAATTGAGGTAGCATGGAACCAGGTCAGACTCAATGAGGTGCTTCGCACGCCGGACGATTTGCAGCGGCTTTACTCAGAGGTTCATCTCCTCAGTACCCTCAAGCATCAATCCATCTTAAGATTCTACACTTCTTGGATTGATATTGATAGCAGGGCCTTCAACTTTATCACAGAATTTTTCACATCTGGGTCACTGAGAGA ATATAGGAAGAACTATAAACGTGTCAGCATACAAGCTATAAAGAATTGGGCTCGCCAAATCTTACAAGGTCTTGTTTATCTACATTGTCATGATCCACCTGTGATCCATAGGGACCTCAAATGTGATAACATATTTGTCAATGGTCATCTTGGACAAGTAAAAATTGGTGACCTGGGACTGGCTGCAATTCTTCACGGTTCCCAATTAGCACATAGTGTTATAG GCACCCCTGAGTTCATGGCACCAGAATTGTATGAGGAAGAATACAATGAACTTGCTGATGTATACTCATTTGGCATGTGTGTTTTGGAAATGCTCACATCTGAATATCCGTATAGTGAATGTTCTAATCCAGCACAAATCTACAAGAAAGTGACATCG GGAAAACTACCAATGGCCTTTTTCCGGATTGAAGACATGGAAGCACAAAGGTTTATTGGAAAATGCTTAGTACCTGCAGAAAAGAGACCGTCGGCAAAAGAATTGTTGCTTGACCCTTTTCTTGTGTCTGATGATCCATCATCAACAATGAAATTTGCAATTCAGAAACCATTTTTGAACGTCAATGAGATGGAGAAACTGCAATTAAGTGATGATCTTCCTAGGACTGGAATGAAAGTGATTGGGAAGCTGAATCCTGAAAATGACACTATCTTTCTCAAAGTGCAAATTTCTGATAAGGATG GTTCTGTTAGGAATGTATTTTTTCCCTTTGACATATTATCTGACACCCCTATTGATGTTGCAACTGAGATGGTGAAAGAATTGGAGATTGAGGATGGGGAGCCTTATGAGATTGCAAACATGATTGATAGAGAGATATCTGCTCTGCTACCTCACAGAAGGCAAAGTAGCTGTTCAGATGCCTTCCACACATTCAATTATCTAGATGATGATTGTGATGATGATGGACCTCATCATCATTTTCGCTCGTTCTCTTCTAGTTCATCATTCCAAGAATCAATGTCAGATTTAGTCAGTAAAGGTGAGGAAATATCAAGTGGATATTATTGGCTCCATG ATGATTTGCATGATGATACCAGTTCACGATGCTCTTCACAAGGGACATATTCCAACTTGAATTACTATTCTGTGGATGATCATCAAGAGTACAACGTGCCATCTTTGAGAAAAGATAAACTTCCAATCACAACCAGTCACAACAAGGGCAAAAAGATTTCCACCGGTGAAGACTTAAGCAATTTCAACCAGGGCAAACTCATGGTAGGATCACAGGTTCCTCTCACTAGTAAAAGTAAGATGATGATAAACAATCATCATAGATTAACAAGGAACAGGTCATTGATTGATATAAGGAGCCAACTATTGCACCGTTCACTGGTTGAAGAGGTGAACAAAAGAAGGTTATTCAAGACAGTTGGTGCTGTGGAGAATATTGGATTTCAGGCACCTTGTGATGTTACCACAAAATGGTCACAGCATGCATGTGTTGCTCCAAATGAGAACTCTCCAAGGAGTGGAAGGAACGGAAAAATTAAGagatga
- the WNK13 gene encoding with no lysine kinase 13 isoform X3 — protein sequence MRCFARRTICSGFTQRYRKNYKRVSIQAIKNWARQILQGLVYLHCHDPPVIHRDLKCDNIFVNGHLGQVKIGDLGLAAILHGSQLAHSVIGTPEFMAPELYEEEYNELADVYSFGMCVLEMLTSEYPYSECSNPAQIYKKVTSGKLPMAFFRIEDMEAQRFIGKCLVPAEKRPSAKELLLDPFLVSDDPSSTMKFAIQKPFLNVNEMEKLQLSDDLPRTGMKVIGKLNPENDTIFLKVQISDKDGSVRNVFFPFDILSDTPIDVATEMVKELEIEDGEPYEIANMIDREISALLPHRRQSSCSDAFHTFNYLDDDCDDDGPHHHFRSFSSSSSFQESMSDLVSKGEEISSGYYWLHDDLHDDTSSRCSSQGTYSNLNYYSVDDHQEYNVPSLRKDKLPITTSHNKGKKISTGEDLSNFNQGKLMVGSQVPLTSKSKMMINNHHRLTRNRSLIDIRSQLLHRSLVEEVNKRRLFKTVGAVENIGFQAPCDVTTKWSQHACVAPNENSPRSGRNGKIKR from the exons ATGAGGTGCTTCGCACGCCGGACGATTTGCAGCGGCTTTACTCAGAG ATATAGGAAGAACTATAAACGTGTCAGCATACAAGCTATAAAGAATTGGGCTCGCCAAATCTTACAAGGTCTTGTTTATCTACATTGTCATGATCCACCTGTGATCCATAGGGACCTCAAATGTGATAACATATTTGTCAATGGTCATCTTGGACAAGTAAAAATTGGTGACCTGGGACTGGCTGCAATTCTTCACGGTTCCCAATTAGCACATAGTGTTATAG GCACCCCTGAGTTCATGGCACCAGAATTGTATGAGGAAGAATACAATGAACTTGCTGATGTATACTCATTTGGCATGTGTGTTTTGGAAATGCTCACATCTGAATATCCGTATAGTGAATGTTCTAATCCAGCACAAATCTACAAGAAAGTGACATCG GGAAAACTACCAATGGCCTTTTTCCGGATTGAAGACATGGAAGCACAAAGGTTTATTGGAAAATGCTTAGTACCTGCAGAAAAGAGACCGTCGGCAAAAGAATTGTTGCTTGACCCTTTTCTTGTGTCTGATGATCCATCATCAACAATGAAATTTGCAATTCAGAAACCATTTTTGAACGTCAATGAGATGGAGAAACTGCAATTAAGTGATGATCTTCCTAGGACTGGAATGAAAGTGATTGGGAAGCTGAATCCTGAAAATGACACTATCTTTCTCAAAGTGCAAATTTCTGATAAGGATG GTTCTGTTAGGAATGTATTTTTTCCCTTTGACATATTATCTGACACCCCTATTGATGTTGCAACTGAGATGGTGAAAGAATTGGAGATTGAGGATGGGGAGCCTTATGAGATTGCAAACATGATTGATAGAGAGATATCTGCTCTGCTACCTCACAGAAGGCAAAGTAGCTGTTCAGATGCCTTCCACACATTCAATTATCTAGATGATGATTGTGATGATGATGGACCTCATCATCATTTTCGCTCGTTCTCTTCTAGTTCATCATTCCAAGAATCAATGTCAGATTTAGTCAGTAAAGGTGAGGAAATATCAAGTGGATATTATTGGCTCCATG ATGATTTGCATGATGATACCAGTTCACGATGCTCTTCACAAGGGACATATTCCAACTTGAATTACTATTCTGTGGATGATCATCAAGAGTACAACGTGCCATCTTTGAGAAAAGATAAACTTCCAATCACAACCAGTCACAACAAGGGCAAAAAGATTTCCACCGGTGAAGACTTAAGCAATTTCAACCAGGGCAAACTCATGGTAGGATCACAGGTTCCTCTCACTAGTAAAAGTAAGATGATGATAAACAATCATCATAGATTAACAAGGAACAGGTCATTGATTGATATAAGGAGCCAACTATTGCACCGTTCACTGGTTGAAGAGGTGAACAAAAGAAGGTTATTCAAGACAGTTGGTGCTGTGGAGAATATTGGATTTCAGGCACCTTGTGATGTTACCACAAAATGGTCACAGCATGCATGTGTTGCTCCAAATGAGAACTCTCCAAGGAGTGGAAGGAACGGAAAAATTAAGagatga
- the WNK13 gene encoding with no lysine kinase 13 isoform X4, translated as MWKSTQLVDMAGYRKNYKRVSIQAIKNWARQILQGLVYLHCHDPPVIHRDLKCDNIFVNGHLGQVKIGDLGLAAILHGSQLAHSVIGTPEFMAPELYEEEYNELADVYSFGMCVLEMLTSEYPYSECSNPAQIYKKVTSGKLPMAFFRIEDMEAQRFIGKCLVPAEKRPSAKELLLDPFLVSDDPSSTMKFAIQKPFLNVNEMEKLQLSDDLPRTGMKVIGKLNPENDTIFLKVQISDKDGSVRNVFFPFDILSDTPIDVATEMVKELEIEDGEPYEIANMIDREISALLPHRRQSSCSDAFHTFNYLDDDCDDDGPHHHFRSFSSSSSFQESMSDLVSKGEEISSGYYWLHDDLHDDTSSRCSSQGTYSNLNYYSVDDHQEYNVPSLRKDKLPITTSHNKGKKISTGEDLSNFNQGKLMVGSQVPLTSKSKMMINNHHRLTRNRSLIDIRSQLLHRSLVEEVNKRRLFKTVGAVENIGFQAPCDVTTKWSQHACVAPNENSPRSGRNGKIKR; from the exons ATGTGGAAATCGACCCAACTGGTCGATATGGCAGG ATATAGGAAGAACTATAAACGTGTCAGCATACAAGCTATAAAGAATTGGGCTCGCCAAATCTTACAAGGTCTTGTTTATCTACATTGTCATGATCCACCTGTGATCCATAGGGACCTCAAATGTGATAACATATTTGTCAATGGTCATCTTGGACAAGTAAAAATTGGTGACCTGGGACTGGCTGCAATTCTTCACGGTTCCCAATTAGCACATAGTGTTATAG GCACCCCTGAGTTCATGGCACCAGAATTGTATGAGGAAGAATACAATGAACTTGCTGATGTATACTCATTTGGCATGTGTGTTTTGGAAATGCTCACATCTGAATATCCGTATAGTGAATGTTCTAATCCAGCACAAATCTACAAGAAAGTGACATCG GGAAAACTACCAATGGCCTTTTTCCGGATTGAAGACATGGAAGCACAAAGGTTTATTGGAAAATGCTTAGTACCTGCAGAAAAGAGACCGTCGGCAAAAGAATTGTTGCTTGACCCTTTTCTTGTGTCTGATGATCCATCATCAACAATGAAATTTGCAATTCAGAAACCATTTTTGAACGTCAATGAGATGGAGAAACTGCAATTAAGTGATGATCTTCCTAGGACTGGAATGAAAGTGATTGGGAAGCTGAATCCTGAAAATGACACTATCTTTCTCAAAGTGCAAATTTCTGATAAGGATG GTTCTGTTAGGAATGTATTTTTTCCCTTTGACATATTATCTGACACCCCTATTGATGTTGCAACTGAGATGGTGAAAGAATTGGAGATTGAGGATGGGGAGCCTTATGAGATTGCAAACATGATTGATAGAGAGATATCTGCTCTGCTACCTCACAGAAGGCAAAGTAGCTGTTCAGATGCCTTCCACACATTCAATTATCTAGATGATGATTGTGATGATGATGGACCTCATCATCATTTTCGCTCGTTCTCTTCTAGTTCATCATTCCAAGAATCAATGTCAGATTTAGTCAGTAAAGGTGAGGAAATATCAAGTGGATATTATTGGCTCCATG ATGATTTGCATGATGATACCAGTTCACGATGCTCTTCACAAGGGACATATTCCAACTTGAATTACTATTCTGTGGATGATCATCAAGAGTACAACGTGCCATCTTTGAGAAAAGATAAACTTCCAATCACAACCAGTCACAACAAGGGCAAAAAGATTTCCACCGGTGAAGACTTAAGCAATTTCAACCAGGGCAAACTCATGGTAGGATCACAGGTTCCTCTCACTAGTAAAAGTAAGATGATGATAAACAATCATCATAGATTAACAAGGAACAGGTCATTGATTGATATAAGGAGCCAACTATTGCACCGTTCACTGGTTGAAGAGGTGAACAAAAGAAGGTTATTCAAGACAGTTGGTGCTGTGGAGAATATTGGATTTCAGGCACCTTGTGATGTTACCACAAAATGGTCACAGCATGCATGTGTTGCTCCAAATGAGAACTCTCCAAGGAGTGGAAGGAACGGAAAAATTAAGagatga
- the WNK13 gene encoding with no lysine kinase 13 isoform X5, translating into MGENCYVEIDPTGRYGRFGDILGKGAMKTVYKAIDEVLGIEVAWNQVRLNEVLRTPDDLQRLYSEVHLLSTLKHQSILRFYTSWIDIDSRAFNFITEFFTSGSLREYRKNYKRVSIQAIKNWARQILQGLVYLHCHDPPVIHRDLKCDNIFVNGHLGQVKIGDLGLAAILHGSQLAHSVIGTPEFMAPELYEEEYNELADVYSFGMCVLEMLTSEYPYSECSNPAQIYKKVTSGKLPMAFFRIEDMEAQRFIGKCLVPAEKRPSAKELLLDPFLVSDDPSSTMKFAIQKPFLNVNEMEKLQLSDDLPRTGMKVIGKLNPENDTIFLKVQISDKDGSVRNVFFPFDILSDTPIDVATEMVKELEIEDGEPYEIANMIDREISALLPHRRQSSCSDAFHTFNYLDDDCDDDGPHHHFRSFSSSSSFQESMSDLVSKGEEISSGYYWLHVLLQGQGGSSLRGPKFKMICMMIPVHDALHKGHIPT; encoded by the exons ATGGGAGAAAATTGTTATGTGGAAATCGACCCAACTGGTCGATATGGCAGG TTTGGAGATATTCTTGGAAAAGGGGCAATGAAGACAGTGTACAAAGCCATTGATGAGGTGCTTGGAATTGAGGTAGCATGGAACCAGGTCAGACTCAATGAGGTGCTTCGCACGCCGGACGATTTGCAGCGGCTTTACTCAGAGGTTCATCTCCTCAGTACCCTCAAGCATCAATCCATCTTAAGATTCTACACTTCTTGGATTGATATTGATAGCAGGGCCTTCAACTTTATCACAGAATTTTTCACATCTGGGTCACTGAGAGA ATATAGGAAGAACTATAAACGTGTCAGCATACAAGCTATAAAGAATTGGGCTCGCCAAATCTTACAAGGTCTTGTTTATCTACATTGTCATGATCCACCTGTGATCCATAGGGACCTCAAATGTGATAACATATTTGTCAATGGTCATCTTGGACAAGTAAAAATTGGTGACCTGGGACTGGCTGCAATTCTTCACGGTTCCCAATTAGCACATAGTGTTATAG GCACCCCTGAGTTCATGGCACCAGAATTGTATGAGGAAGAATACAATGAACTTGCTGATGTATACTCATTTGGCATGTGTGTTTTGGAAATGCTCACATCTGAATATCCGTATAGTGAATGTTCTAATCCAGCACAAATCTACAAGAAAGTGACATCG GGAAAACTACCAATGGCCTTTTTCCGGATTGAAGACATGGAAGCACAAAGGTTTATTGGAAAATGCTTAGTACCTGCAGAAAAGAGACCGTCGGCAAAAGAATTGTTGCTTGACCCTTTTCTTGTGTCTGATGATCCATCATCAACAATGAAATTTGCAATTCAGAAACCATTTTTGAACGTCAATGAGATGGAGAAACTGCAATTAAGTGATGATCTTCCTAGGACTGGAATGAAAGTGATTGGGAAGCTGAATCCTGAAAATGACACTATCTTTCTCAAAGTGCAAATTTCTGATAAGGATG GTTCTGTTAGGAATGTATTTTTTCCCTTTGACATATTATCTGACACCCCTATTGATGTTGCAACTGAGATGGTGAAAGAATTGGAGATTGAGGATGGGGAGCCTTATGAGATTGCAAACATGATTGATAGAGAGATATCTGCTCTGCTACCTCACAGAAGGCAAAGTAGCTGTTCAGATGCCTTCCACACATTCAATTATCTAGATGATGATTGTGATGATGATGGACCTCATCATCATTTTCGCTCGTTCTCTTCTAGTTCATCATTCCAAGAATCAATGTCAGATTTAGTCAGTAAAGGTGAGGAAATATCAAGTGGATATTATTGGCTCCATG TGCTGCTTCAAGGTCAAGGAGGCAGCAGCTTAAGGGGCCCTAAATTTAAG ATGATTTGCATGATGATACCAGTTCACGATGCTCTTCACAAGGGACATATTCCAACTTGA